The following are encoded in a window of Nitrospinota bacterium genomic DNA:
- a CDS encoding peptidyl-prolyl cis-trans isomerase, with product MTNKPFTLLMAALLFLLPIIAAADTPAAKVGGRTITIEELKKTVNSTPYALPGGSPPTASQKMLVMEVLGNMIDAELLYSDAVAHGVPSSPEFTGEMNIHKRSQLANLYRKKLLNAISPAETDIKKFAKEKGIGEEAAKALLLKESRHKALENESARLFDAYAVKYVPTIATAATSSFADDDILVSSKSFSIYFKDIKGPLAESGNSKDALMDILAQSVEEELFAAAAREAGLDGDKDYNDEIANNSRVLAIVIHRRNLEKRFIPAEKEVSAFIKKNGHLRYKPQTAEVLLIVAKTEREAESLRQRALKGESFYALASEHSIAPNAGINAGRIEPVKIGEHLYSSIDRIIMKMKPEEITQPIKGDKGYSIFKLLSITPREKRDAADIKKAASQLIIETRMLKYLEKLRVGKDLVIYPAVNDL from the coding sequence ATGACCAACAAACCGTTCACCTTGCTGATGGCGGCCCTCTTGTTCCTGTTACCCATAATTGCAGCAGCTGATACTCCTGCCGCGAAAGTGGGGGGCCGCACCATCACGATCGAAGAACTTAAAAAAACGGTGAACAGCACCCCTTACGCCTTGCCGGGCGGCTCCCCCCCCACGGCATCGCAAAAAATGCTCGTGATGGAAGTGCTGGGAAACATGATTGACGCCGAACTGTTATATAGCGACGCGGTGGCGCATGGCGTCCCCTCCTCCCCCGAATTTACCGGCGAGATGAATATCCACAAACGCTCCCAGCTTGCCAATCTGTACCGTAAAAAACTGCTAAACGCCATTTCCCCCGCCGAAACCGATATTAAAAAATTCGCCAAAGAAAAGGGAATCGGGGAAGAAGCCGCCAAAGCGCTGCTTTTGAAAGAGAGCCGCCACAAGGCGCTTGAAAACGAATCGGCGCGCCTTTTCGACGCCTATGCGGTCAAATATGTCCCGACCATCGCCACGGCGGCGACCTCTTCGTTCGCGGATGATGACATACTGGTATCTTCCAAATCATTCAGCATTTATTTTAAAGACATCAAGGGGCCGCTTGCCGAATCGGGCAACAGCAAAGACGCGTTGATGGATATTCTTGCCCAATCAGTGGAGGAAGAACTGTTTGCCGCCGCCGCGCGCGAGGCGGGCCTTGATGGGGACAAGGACTATAACGACGAAATTGCCAACAACAGCCGCGTGCTGGCTATTGTGATTCACCGGCGTAATCTGGAAAAGCGGTTTATCCCCGCCGAAAAAGAAGTAAGCGCGTTTATAAAAAAGAACGGCCACCTGCGCTACAAGCCGCAAACCGCCGAAGTCCTGCTGATCGTCGCCAAAACGGAGCGGGAGGCCGAATCGCTGCGGCAACGCGCCCTGAAAGGGGAAAGCTTTTATGCACTCGCCTCTGAACATTCCATAGCGCCGAACGCCGGCATAAACGCCGGACGCATCGAGCCGGTCAAGATCGGTGAGCACCTCTACTCCAGCATCGACCGGATAATCATGAAAATGAAGCCGGAGGAGATCACGCAGCCGATCAAAGGGGACAAAGGGTACAGCATCTTCAAGCTGCTTTCGATAACCCCGCGCGAGAAACGCGACGCGGCGGACATCAAGAAGGCGGCCTCGCAACTCATCATCGAAACCCGCATGCTGAAATACCTGGAAAAACTCCGCGTGGGGAAAGACCTCGTCATCTACCCCGCCGTGAACGATTTGTGA
- the nrfD gene encoding polysulfide reductase NrfD, producing MANMKTKFSAIGGNSAGFRLLVVMLGLLSLGGFWSAYMMYLHGHHITGMTNAIPWGFPIVMAVYLIGLSAGSLVLSALSSVFGRTEFKPLARISALLAALLLIGALMCIILDWGRPDRILVPFFSMNPRSMFSLNGMLYSAYIGICFVYLWAMFNNREKLVKLLGYTAVFWAVLVHSGTGAIFGFVGARELYSSPLLPPSFIAAALSSGTALMIMVLYGTFKLTGRALDDELIRRLGLYLAAFIVVVAYLVFIENVTRSYWPGNYAVQKFLLLSGNKYSLIFWIGMIGCGLLFPFVILANPATGKSVKWILFASALVVIGVLAERYIIVIPGQVMPMEMFPGYHIAGPFQDGRVIDYCISPMEILFGAGILSFVFFLYALGLKFFEMMPDKAVIDEGTAGEKK from the coding sequence ATGGCGAACATGAAAACGAAATTTTCCGCCATCGGGGGAAACTCCGCCGGCTTCCGGCTCCTTGTCGTGATGCTGGGACTTTTGTCGCTCGGCGGCTTTTGGTCCGCGTACATGATGTACCTCCACGGCCATCACATCACCGGCATGACCAACGCCATTCCGTGGGGCTTCCCCATCGTGATGGCGGTATACCTCATCGGCCTTTCCGCCGGATCGCTGGTGCTTTCCGCGCTTTCGTCCGTTTTCGGCAGAACGGAGTTCAAGCCGCTGGCCCGCATATCGGCGCTGCTTGCCGCGCTTCTGCTCATCGGGGCATTGATGTGCATCATCCTCGATTGGGGCCGGCCGGACCGCATCCTCGTCCCCTTCTTCAGCATGAATCCCCGTTCCATGTTCTCACTCAACGGGATGCTCTACAGCGCATACATCGGCATCTGCTTTGTCTACCTCTGGGCGATGTTCAACAACAGGGAAAAACTGGTAAAGCTGCTTGGTTACACCGCCGTCTTCTGGGCGGTGCTGGTGCATAGCGGCACCGGGGCCATCTTCGGCTTCGTCGGCGCGCGCGAGCTGTACAGCTCTCCCCTGCTCCCCCCCAGCTTCATCGCGGCGGCTCTCTCCTCCGGCACGGCGCTGATGATCATGGTGCTCTACGGCACCTTCAAACTCACCGGCCGCGCGCTCGACGACGAGCTGATACGCCGCCTCGGCCTCTATCTCGCGGCGTTCATCGTCGTCGTCGCCTATCTCGTCTTCATCGAGAATGTCACCCGCTCCTATTGGCCGGGGAACTACGCGGTGCAGAAGTTTCTCCTGCTCTCCGGCAACAAGTATTCGCTCATTTTCTGGATCGGGATGATCGGCTGCGGCCTTCTCTTCCCGTTTGTCATCCTCGCCAACCCCGCCACCGGCAAATCGGTAAAGTGGATACTCTTCGCCTCGGCGCTGGTCGTTATCGGCGTATTGGCGGAACGCTACATCATCGTCATTCCCGGGCAGGTGATGCCGATGGAAATGTTCCCCGGCTACCACATCGCGGGGCCGTTTCAGGACGGACGGGTGATCGATTATTGCATAAGCCCGATGGAAATCCTGTTCGGCGCGGGCATACTTTCCTTTGTTTTTTTCCTCTATGCGCTGGGCCTGAAATTTTTTGAAATGATGCCGGATAAAGCGGTTATCGACGAGGGAACCGCCGGTGAAAAGAAATAG
- a CDS encoding 4Fe-4S dicluster domain-containing protein has protein sequence MSELDRRSLLKMGAAAIAGTVIGNGITLYSASAHAGEEQNASADTALEIPPKGKARWGMVIDNNKCTAQCTACTAACRTENNVPAFGDERYDGHWIRKVTLTPERGGPEKHLPLLCNHCEQPPCQHVCPVAATFTRHDGIVMIDKHRCIGCRYCMIACPYKARTFVFKETTEWTNRDVPKRSHGVVEKCTFCAHRIDQGKIPACVEACDKSGERAMIFGDLNNPESAIVKYIRAVATKGVREDLGLEPKVFYTGI, from the coding sequence ATGTCCGAACTGGATCGACGTTCGCTTCTTAAAATGGGGGCCGCCGCCATCGCCGGAACGGTGATAGGCAACGGCATCACCCTCTACAGCGCGTCGGCGCATGCCGGCGAAGAACAGAATGCGTCGGCGGATACGGCGCTTGAAATCCCGCCGAAAGGGAAAGCGCGGTGGGGCATGGTCATCGACAACAACAAATGCACCGCGCAATGCACCGCTTGCACCGCGGCCTGCCGCACCGAGAACAACGTCCCCGCTTTCGGCGACGAACGGTATGACGGCCACTGGATACGCAAGGTGACGCTGACGCCGGAGCGCGGCGGGCCGGAAAAGCATTTACCGCTCCTGTGCAACCATTGCGAACAGCCCCCGTGCCAGCACGTCTGTCCCGTCGCCGCCACGTTCACCCGTCACGACGGCATCGTGATGATAGACAAACACCGCTGCATCGGCTGCCGCTACTGCATGATCGCCTGCCCCTACAAGGCGCGCACCTTCGTCTTCAAGGAAACGACGGAGTGGACCAACCGCGATGTGCCGAAGCGGAGCCACGGCGTGGTGGAAAAATGCACCTTCTGCGCCCACCGCATCGACCAGGGAAAAATTCCCGCCTGCGTCGAGGCGTGCGACAAATCCGGCGAAAGGGCGATGATCTTCGGCGACCTCAACAACCCCGAAAGCGCCATCGTCAAATACATCCGCGCCGTCGCCACCAAAGGGGTGCGCGAAGACCTCGGCCTTGAACCCAAAGTCTTTTACACGGGGATATGA
- a CDS encoding (Fe-S)-binding protein, whose amino-acid sequence MAKADFEIPDIENGVSVPAIKPGAMAHVKYHAASEAHLSKLGFPAKRVDNWKEVALAKMNELMGKYKSLKLFLDVCVKCGACADKCHYFLGTGDPNNMPVARQELMRKVYRKNFTLGGKLFGGLARAEDLTEEVLREWMTYFHQCSQCRRCSVFCPFGIDTAEISMAAREIMDSIGVGQKYTLEIIAKVHDTGNNLGIPKDALIGTLEFLEEDVKEATGVDVKFPLDQKGAEVMLIVPSADFFSSPHVDSLVGYAKVFHAAGISYTFSSHASEFANFGMFIGSYDNTKKIATRIADAGRELGVKRIVVGECGHAYRVAYSFWNTLAGPFDYLDKNHAVPTHICEFTEELIRRNALRLDKSANDEFTVTYHDSCNVARASRMGTEPGGQFEIPRNILKAVCNKYVEMDPEANREKTFCCGGGGGLLSDELLEVRVKGAAPKAAALKEVMDNQGVNTMAMICAICKAQFTKVLPYYDIPMEAVAGVHQLVGNAIQLGGK is encoded by the coding sequence ATGGCCAAAGCTGATTTCGAGATACCTGACATAGAAAACGGGGTAAGCGTCCCCGCCATCAAGCCCGGCGCGATGGCCCATGTGAAATATCACGCCGCGTCCGAGGCGCATCTTTCCAAGCTTGGCTTTCCCGCCAAGCGCGTGGACAACTGGAAGGAAGTGGCGCTGGCAAAAATGAACGAGCTGATGGGCAAATACAAATCGCTGAAGCTGTTTCTCGATGTCTGCGTGAAGTGCGGCGCATGCGCCGACAAGTGCCACTACTTCCTCGGCACCGGCGACCCCAACAATATGCCGGTGGCCCGGCAGGAACTGATGCGGAAAGTCTACCGCAAAAACTTCACCCTCGGCGGCAAGCTTTTCGGCGGCCTCGCCCGCGCCGAGGACCTCACCGAAGAGGTGTTGCGGGAGTGGATGACCTACTTCCACCAATGTTCGCAATGCCGCCGTTGCTCGGTCTTTTGCCCCTTTGGCATCGATACCGCTGAAATATCGATGGCGGCGCGTGAAATAATGGATTCCATCGGCGTCGGCCAAAAATACACCCTCGAAATCATCGCCAAGGTGCATGACACCGGCAACAACCTCGGCATTCCGAAGGACGCGCTCATCGGCACGCTGGAGTTTCTGGAAGAGGATGTCAAGGAAGCCACCGGCGTCGACGTGAAATTCCCGCTGGATCAAAAAGGGGCCGAGGTGATGCTGATCGTGCCGTCGGCGGACTTCTTCAGCTCGCCGCATGTCGATTCGCTGGTCGGCTACGCCAAGGTGTTTCACGCCGCCGGCATCAGCTACACGTTCAGTTCGCACGCTTCCGAGTTCGCCAATTTCGGCATGTTCATCGGCAGCTATGACAATACGAAAAAGATCGCCACCCGCATCGCCGACGCCGGGCGCGAGTTGGGGGTGAAGCGGATCGTCGTGGGCGAATGCGGCCATGCCTACCGCGTCGCCTACAGTTTTTGGAACACGCTGGCGGGGCCGTTCGACTACCTCGACAAGAATCACGCGGTGCCGACGCACATCTGCGAGTTCACCGAAGAGCTTATCCGCCGCAACGCGCTCAGGCTGGATAAAAGCGCCAACGACGAGTTCACCGTCACCTACCACGACAGTTGCAACGTGGCCCGCGCCAGCCGGATGGGCACCGAACCGGGCGGCCAGTTCGAGATACCGCGCAACATCCTCAAGGCGGTTTGCAACAAATATGTGGAGATGGATCCGGAAGCCAACCGCGAAAAGACCTTCTGCTGCGGCGGCGGCGGCGGGCTGTTGAGCGACGAACTGCTGGAAGTCCGCGTGAAAGGCGCCGCGCCGAAAGCCGCCGCGCTGAAAGAGGTCATGGACAATCAGGGGGTGAACACCATGGCGATGATCTGCGCCATCTGCAAAGCGCAGTTCACCAAGGTGCTGCCCTATTATGACATTCCAATGGAGGCGGTGGCCGGGGTTCACCAACTGGTGGGCAACGCCATCCAGCTTGGCGGCAAGTGA
- a CDS encoding respiratory nitrate reductase subunit gamma, with amino-acid sequence MSGLSPLSLVYVVLSYAGAAVFFGGLLHKLWGYAVTPNPLSIPVTPHPATMGGVVARNLINITLFADLFKGNRWTWAGGYAFHVILIAVFARHLRLFIHPVSPLLAQIQPVALLGAMLLPLPLIYLLIRRKAVDRYAWISSPADYFVLLLLLLIALSGLGLRFVNHADITGIKHFLLGLVMFSPVDMPPHPAFIIHFTLALMLAAYFPFSKLMHAGGVFFSPTRTMVDDPRERRHINPWAAK; translated from the coding sequence ATGAGCGGATTGTCGCCGTTATCGCTGGTCTACGTCGTCCTTAGCTATGCGGGGGCCGCCGTTTTCTTCGGCGGCCTGCTCCACAAGCTTTGGGGGTATGCCGTTACGCCGAATCCGCTCAGCATTCCCGTCACCCCCCACCCCGCCACGATGGGCGGGGTTGTGGCGCGCAACCTGATAAACATCACGTTGTTCGCCGACCTGTTCAAGGGAAACCGCTGGACATGGGCCGGCGGCTACGCCTTCCACGTCATCCTCATCGCCGTCTTCGCGCGGCACCTGCGGCTTTTCATCCACCCCGTTTCGCCGCTGCTGGCGCAAATCCAGCCGGTGGCGCTACTCGGCGCGATGCTGCTGCCGCTGCCGCTCATCTACCTCTTGATCCGCCGCAAAGCGGTCGACCGCTACGCATGGATTTCGTCTCCGGCCGACTACTTCGTGCTGCTCCTGCTGTTGCTGATCGCCCTTTCCGGCCTCGGCCTCAGATTCGTAAACCACGCCGACATAACCGGCATCAAGCATTTCCTCCTGGGGCTGGTGATGTTCAGCCCGGTGGATATGCCGCCGCACCCGGCATTCATCATCCACTTCACGCTGGCGCTCATGCTTGCCGCCTATTTTCCGTTCAGCAAGCTGATGCACGCCGGCGGCGTTTTTTTCAGCCCGACCCGGACCATGGTGGACGACCCGCGCGAACGCCGCCACATAAACCCTTGGGCCGCCAAATAA
- a CDS encoding TusE/DsrC/DsvC family sulfur relay protein: MATMEIAGKKIEVDEDGYLTNLDDWNLEVANALAASEEVVMGPNHWEVVNFLREYYKEYKIAPMIRILTKEIGKKLGKEKGNTKYLYELFPGGPAKQACKIGGLPKPTGCV; encoded by the coding sequence ATGGCGACTATGGAAATAGCCGGCAAAAAAATCGAGGTGGATGAAGACGGGTATCTGACGAATCTCGACGACTGGAATCTGGAAGTGGCCAACGCCCTGGCGGCCAGCGAAGAGGTCGTGATGGGCCCCAACCACTGGGAAGTGGTGAACTTTCTCCGCGAGTACTACAAGGAATACAAGATCGCCCCGATGATCCGCATTCTCACGAAAGAGATCGGCAAGAAACTGGGCAAAGAAAAAGGAAACACCAAGTACCTGTACGAACTGTTTCCGGGCGGCCCGGCGAAGCAGGCATGCAAGATCGGCGGCCTGCCGAAACCGACCGGCTGTGTTTGA
- the cobB gene encoding hydrogenobyrinic acid a,c-diamide synthase (glutamine-hydrolyzing), giving the protein MKTAIPRMVISAAHKSAGKTTISAGLCAALAEKGLAVQPFKKGPDFIDPMWLTAAAGRDCRNLDNFMFGWDELLRSFHAHAARADISLIEGNKGLHDSMETSGEGSAANLARLLNAPVIMVLDAAGTTRGIAPLLLGYKMFEPDINIAGVILNKVGNARHEAKLRTVIDKYCGIPILGAVRKNPEMEILERHLGLIPVKEDENLQTLVHNIKRQVAFSVDIDKVIAIARNAAPMEIEAAAPPSPVPAPVARIGVMMDRAFTFYYPENLEALRMAGAELVPVDAIKDGRLPERLDALYIGGGFPETNMDELEFNACLRRDIKDAIEAGLPVHAECGGLIYLSRGVTYGGKTAAMVGALSCDVIIRHKPKGHGYMTLEPTGKSPWLSAGAEIRAHEFHYGEVVNNSHTEYAFRVTRGAGIDGKRDGIVYKNVTAGFAHLHALGCPRWAREFASFAARTGFSLKRRVMAKSGNCL; this is encoded by the coding sequence ATGAAAACGGCAATTCCAAGAATGGTCATTTCGGCGGCCCACAAAAGCGCCGGCAAGACCACCATTTCCGCGGGACTGTGCGCGGCCTTGGCCGAAAAGGGCCTCGCGGTCCAGCCCTTCAAGAAAGGGCCGGACTTTATCGATCCGATGTGGCTCACCGCCGCGGCGGGACGGGATTGCCGCAACCTCGACAACTTCATGTTCGGGTGGGACGAACTGCTCCGCTCGTTCCACGCGCACGCCGCCAGGGCGGATATTTCGCTCATCGAAGGGAACAAAGGGCTGCACGACAGCATGGAAACCAGCGGCGAAGGGAGCGCGGCGAATCTTGCGCGGCTGCTCAACGCGCCGGTCATTATGGTGCTGGACGCCGCGGGGACAACGCGCGGCATCGCCCCGCTGCTCCTCGGCTACAAGATGTTCGAGCCGGACATCAATATCGCCGGCGTCATTCTCAACAAAGTGGGAAACGCCCGGCACGAGGCGAAGCTGCGGACCGTAATTGACAAATACTGCGGCATTCCGATACTCGGCGCCGTGCGGAAAAATCCTGAAATGGAGATTCTGGAACGGCACCTCGGCCTTATCCCGGTGAAGGAGGACGAAAATCTCCAGACGCTGGTACACAACATTAAACGGCAGGTCGCTTTTTCCGTCGACATCGACAAGGTGATCGCCATCGCGCGCAACGCCGCGCCGATGGAGATCGAGGCGGCGGCTCCGCCCTCCCCCGTTCCCGCGCCCGTCGCGCGGATCGGGGTGATGATGGATCGCGCCTTCACCTTTTACTATCCTGAAAATCTGGAAGCGCTCCGGATGGCCGGGGCCGAACTGGTGCCGGTGGACGCCATAAAAGACGGCCGTCTGCCCGAACGGCTTGATGCGCTTTACATCGGCGGCGGCTTCCCGGAAACGAACATGGACGAGCTGGAGTTCAACGCCTGCCTGCGCCGCGACATCAAAGACGCCATCGAAGCCGGCCTCCCGGTGCACGCCGAGTGCGGCGGGCTGATCTACCTCTCGCGCGGCGTTACATACGGCGGCAAGACCGCCGCGATGGTGGGGGCGCTTTCGTGCGACGTGATAATCCGCCATAAACCGAAAGGCCACGGTTATATGACGCTGGAACCGACCGGCAAAAGCCCGTGGTTAAGCGCCGGAGCCGAAATCCGCGCGCACGAGTTCCACTACGGAGAAGTGGTGAACAACTCCCACACGGAATACGCCTTCCGCGTAACGCGCGGCGCGGGCATAGACGGCAAACGCGACGGCATCGTGTACAAAAACGTCACCGCCGGCTTCGCCCATTTGCACGCGCTGGGCTGCCCGCGATGGGCACGCGAATTTGCAAGTTTTGCCGCCCGGACCGGCTTCTCGCTGAAGCGGCGGGTCATGGCAAAGTCAGGAAATTGTCTGTAA
- a CDS encoding FAD-dependent oxidoreductase, with the protein MSKPTVEELGAAIFAVIEEYYGKKKFKATDLIKLMKEKYGSDVVDKDDVKEAIRPMIDSGKLVYGYFLGSTIEIPHEEGASSQVDTSAPKQEAAEPAAAPAGGREVKSFSRAAFKMRGGGGSSTSGKKSSTNLRPSYVEKNPPCSMNCPAGENIREWLTDIREDNSFESAFYTLTNSNPFPSTMGRICPHPCETGCNRNAKDETVGINSVEGAIGDYAIANGLKLRVLVNEKNGKRVAVVGGGPSGLSAAYQLARRGYAVTVHEMHEKAGGMLRYGIPSYRLPDAVLDAEIQRIVDLGVEIKYNTRIGKDVRFDDLQKNFDAVYLAFGMHQGMKLGVPGENVEGVWTAAAFLNKINHGEKVAVGKRVIVVGAGDSAIDAARTSRRLGAEVTLVYRRSRGEMPAIKHEVGEAEAESVKYEFLCTPVSAEKTGAGLNVKLIRMELKDADASGRPKPVEIPGSEFVLECDTLIGALGQKPDFTGLEMFRNEKGWLTVDANGRTQIDKVWAGGDITAPIALATAAIGEGRRRALDIDNVLMNREAQPVKERKTVLAESMRLDHYEAKPMTRRKSIELAERMNRGFDEVVGQLSLEEAKYEADRCMSCGMCFDCEKCYLYCQDQAINKLPKGQHYAFNLPKCTGCKKCFEECPCGFIDMN; encoded by the coding sequence ATGTCCAAACCGACGGTTGAGGAACTGGGCGCGGCGATCTTTGCCGTAATAGAAGAGTATTACGGCAAGAAGAAGTTTAAAGCCACCGACCTCATCAAGCTGATGAAAGAGAAATACGGGTCCGACGTTGTCGACAAGGACGACGTGAAGGAGGCCATACGACCGATGATAGATTCGGGGAAGCTCGTATACGGCTATTTCCTCGGTTCGACCATCGAAATTCCCCACGAAGAAGGAGCTTCCTCGCAGGTGGACACTTCGGCCCCGAAGCAGGAAGCCGCCGAGCCGGCCGCCGCTCCCGCCGGGGGGCGCGAAGTGAAAAGCTTCAGCCGCGCGGCGTTCAAAATGCGGGGCGGTGGCGGCAGTTCCACGTCGGGAAAGAAGAGTTCCACCAACCTCCGCCCCAGCTATGTGGAAAAAAACCCGCCCTGCTCCATGAACTGCCCGGCGGGGGAAAACATCCGGGAATGGCTCACCGACATCCGCGAGGATAATTCATTCGAGTCCGCCTTTTACACGCTGACGAACAGCAACCCCTTCCCCTCCACGATGGGGCGCATCTGCCCCCATCCGTGTGAAACGGGGTGCAACCGGAACGCGAAAGACGAAACCGTTGGCATCAACAGCGTCGAAGGGGCCATCGGCGACTACGCCATCGCCAACGGCCTGAAACTCCGCGTGCTGGTTAACGAAAAGAACGGCAAGAGGGTGGCCGTTGTCGGCGGCGGCCCTTCCGGGCTTTCGGCGGCTTACCAGTTGGCGCGGCGCGGTTACGCCGTCACCGTTCACGAGATGCACGAAAAAGCCGGCGGCATGCTTCGCTACGGCATTCCCTCGTACCGCCTGCCGGATGCCGTGCTGGACGCGGAAATTCAGCGGATTGTCGACCTCGGCGTTGAAATCAAATACAATACAAGGATAGGGAAAGACGTGCGGTTCGACGATCTGCAAAAAAACTTCGACGCCGTATACCTGGCGTTCGGCATGCATCAGGGGATGAAGCTGGGCGTGCCGGGTGAAAATGTTGAAGGGGTCTGGACCGCCGCGGCATTCCTTAACAAGATCAACCACGGCGAAAAAGTGGCTGTCGGCAAGCGCGTAATCGTGGTCGGCGCGGGCGATTCCGCCATAGACGCGGCGCGCACTTCCCGCCGCCTCGGCGCGGAGGTAACGCTGGTATACCGCCGCTCGCGCGGGGAAATGCCGGCCATCAAGCACGAAGTTGGGGAAGCGGAGGCCGAAAGCGTGAAATACGAATTCCTCTGCACGCCTGTTTCAGCCGAAAAAACCGGCGCGGGGCTGAACGTGAAGCTCATCCGTATGGAACTGAAAGACGCCGATGCCTCGGGCCGCCCGAAACCGGTGGAAATCCCCGGCTCGGAATTCGTGCTGGAATGCGACACGTTGATCGGCGCGCTGGGCCAAAAGCCGGACTTCACCGGCCTCGAAATGTTCAGGAACGAAAAGGGATGGCTCACCGTGGACGCCAACGGGCGTACGCAAATAGACAAGGTGTGGGCGGGCGGCGACATCACCGCCCCCATCGCGCTTGCCACCGCCGCCATCGGCGAGGGACGCCGCCGCGCGCTGGATATCGACAACGTCCTGATGAACCGCGAAGCCCAGCCGGTAAAAGAGCGCAAAACCGTGCTGGCCGAAAGCATGCGGCTCGACCACTACGAAGCGAAACCGATGACGCGGCGCAAAAGCATTGAATTGGCCGAGCGGATGAACCGCGGGTTCGACGAAGTGGTGGGGCAGCTCTCCCTTGAAGAGGCGAAGTACGAGGCTGACCGCTGCATGAGCTGCGGTATGTGTTTCGACTGTGAAAAGTGCTATCTCTACTGCCAGGATCAGGCGATCAACAAGCTTCCGAAGGGGCAGCACTACGCTTTTAACCTTCCCAAATGCACCGGCTGCAAAAAATGTTTTGAAGAATGCCCGTGCGGCTTCATCGACATGAATTGA
- the dsrB gene encoding dissimilatory-type sulfite reductase subunit beta, which yields MAAADAAPQRITDVGPPDHMKFMHPLLKKNYGRWKYHTAPQPGVLMHVAESGDAIYTVRAASARLVSTQFIRWVAALAKKHSGGYVRFTSRNNVEFLLADKANIEPLINELKAYGVPVGGTHNSISGVVHTQGWIHCHTSATDASGLSKVIMDDLFEYFGSHKLPQRVKVAVACCLNMCGAVHCSDIAILGIHRKPPYVNHENLKNLCEIPTTVAACPTAAIRPATVNGKPSVEVDKEKCMYCGNCYTTCPAMPLADPNNDGVSIWVGGKVANARTRPLFSKLAIPYLPNNPPRWPEVTDAVKKIVEVYADNAKPWERMGEWIERISWPKFFEITGLPFTRYHIDDFRGANKTFRTTTHMKY from the coding sequence ATGGCCGCTGCTGATGCCGCCCCGCAAAGAATAACCGACGTCGGGCCGCCCGACCACATGAAGTTCATGCACCCGTTGCTCAAGAAGAACTACGGGCGGTGGAAATACCACACCGCCCCCCAGCCCGGCGTGCTGATGCACGTGGCCGAAAGCGGCGACGCCATCTACACCGTGCGCGCCGCCAGCGCCCGCCTCGTGAGCACCCAGTTCATCCGCTGGGTGGCCGCGCTGGCGAAAAAGCACAGCGGCGGCTACGTCCGCTTCACCAGCCGCAACAACGTGGAGTTCCTGCTGGCCGACAAGGCCAACATTGAGCCGCTCATCAACGAGTTGAAGGCGTACGGCGTGCCGGTCGGCGGCACGCACAACTCCATCTCCGGCGTGGTACACACGCAGGGATGGATACACTGCCACACCTCCGCCACCGATGCCTCCGGCCTTTCCAAGGTCATCATGGACGACCTCTTCGAATACTTCGGCAGCCATAAGCTGCCGCAACGCGTGAAGGTTGCCGTCGCCTGCTGCCTCAACATGTGCGGCGCGGTTCACTGCTCCGATATCGCCATCCTCGGCATTCACCGCAAGCCGCCGTACGTCAACCACGAAAACCTGAAAAACCTTTGCGAAATTCCGACCACCGTGGCCGCCTGCCCCACCGCCGCCATCCGGCCGGCCACCGTGAACGGCAAACCCTCGGTGGAAGTGGACAAGGAAAAATGCATGTACTGCGGCAACTGTTACACCACCTGCCCGGCGATGCCGCTGGCCGATCCCAACAACGACGGCGTGTCTATCTGGGTGGGCGGCAAGGTGGCCAACGCGCGCACCCGCCCCCTGTTCTCGAAACTGGCGATCCCCTACCTCCCGAATAACCCGCCCCGCTGGCCCGAAGTGACCGACGCGGTGAAAAAAATCGTCGAAGTCTACGCCGACAACGCAAAACCGTGGGAGCGGATGGGCGAATGGATCGAGCGGATAAGCTGGCCGAAGTTCTTCGAGATCACCGGTCTGCCGTTCACCCGGTACCACATCGACGACTTCCGCGGCGCAAACAAAACGTTCCGCACCACCACCCACATGAAGTATTAA